DNA sequence from the Coffea eugenioides isolate CCC68of chromosome 9, Ceug_1.0, whole genome shotgun sequence genome:
CAAAATGCATATGAACGAGGTTTTGTGCAATTAAAGCAACTTGCGAGTCTTTCCCGTATCTAAGTACTGCAGCACATCGTTCATTTGTAGAGGACACACCATAAATAGTACTATTTTTCTTTTACCGTGCCAGTAACATTCCTGTAACTTAATTTATCCTAATTTAGTGAAAGAAGAACCGATGCGAGTAGAAATTCCATCGGAGAAAGCTACTAATAACAGCAAACTTTGTACAAAATCTAATCGATTGTAgattctatctttttttttttcctgaaacgatagaattttattataataagGAAGTAAAATTACATAGGTTGAGCAAGGGCTCAAATTGGTCTTTACAAAAGTGGACTAGGCCACTGATGAACtgaaatttcatcctcaaagtatAATCATAGCTAATCTACTCAGTTTAGTACTGAGTCTATCCATAGCAACAGGCAAACTATCAAATGAGCATTTCCTAAACATTGAGCAAAAGTCTTTTATGTCGTCCAAGTGAGTTGCCAGCCATAAGTTACCAAAACCTTGATAGCGTATCATATTAAGAACCTTACTGCATGGAGTTCGAATATTGACATGCTGCCAACCTTTGTCCTTGAGCTTTTGGAGAGTCAGTTTGATAGCCAAGAGATTGTCCAACACTGCTGAACCAGTGCTTCTCTCGCTCAGTATCCAAGCATCACGTCTTTGGCTCAGATTGTTTTCTGCTGTCACCCCAATTCCCATATTTTGGCCCTCAACATGTTGGCCCACCTCAACACTGATGTTCAGCAAGCACTCCTCATCCCCCATCCATACCTCCTCATCTTGTGCTGTTTCTGTTTCGAGAATGCTCATCTGATGTTGTTTCTGTTGTGATTGTTGATACTCCTCCCACTCCTTCATGGCTTTCCTAATGACTTGCATAGGATGTCTATCCTTCCCTTCAAATTCAGCTTCATTTCTAGCTTTCCAGATCTGCCAAAGTATTTCCACTGTTAAATTTATGTGCTCCCTTCCCTCCTTTCGCACCTGCACTTCCATTAAACTACTCCACCATCTGCTGAAGTCAGGTGTGTGCTCTTTAAGTCCATCCCACTGGAGGGGTGCCATCCGCCATATCATTTGTGCTTGTTTGCACTGAAAGAAAATATGTTCCACAGTTTCAGTATTTTCCCCACACCGCTTGCAGATTAAATCACCTTTGCCCGTACGTTTATGTACTACCTCCCTACATGGCAAGGCTCGGTTCAGAATTTTCCATACAAACAGCTTTTGTTTGTGTTTGATCTTCATCTTCCAGAGCTGTTTCCAAGCTTTCCCGCTCCCTCCCTCCCAGCTTGTCTCTCCCTTATCTCTGCCGTTGCCTTCcaaccaatttttccttcttgttATTGCGTCATATGCTGAACTCACTGTGTACTGTCCATTCTCACTATGGCTCCAGGAGTAGGAGTCTGGTCTGCTAGTAAGACTAATAGGAATTTTGAGAATCTGTCTGGCTTCTGTCGGATTGAAAGTTCTAAACACCAGAGGTGCATTCCATCTGAAGTTACAAATCAGGTCACTCACCTTACTCATCGTACAAGTTGGGGGCTTTGTGGACACCACTTTACCTTCTTTGCCATCCTGGATCCAAGCATCCTCCCAAATTCTAGTGCCTCTGCCATTCCCTATCTTCCTCCTTGCTCCTCTTCTTACCTCCTCTCTTGCGCTCATCATGCTTTTCCATATCCAAGAGGAGTTGGCTTTGGCTTCGCAGCTTAGGGGTGACTCATGTTGGTAATACTTGGCTTTCATCACCTTACTCATCAGCAGGTTTGGGCAGGTGAGAAGCCTCCATATTTGTTTACCCAACAATGCTTTATTAAAGCCTTGTAAGTCTTTAAAGCCTAAGCCACCGTTATGCTTTCCCTTTGCCAGCTTTTGCCATGAACACCAATGCACTTTCCTTTTGTCATTTTCCTCTCCCCACCAGAACCTTGCCATAAAAGCTTGAATGTCTTTACAAAGCTTGACTGGAAGCTTAAAACATGACATTGCATAGGTTGGCATTGCCATAGTTATAGCTTTCATTAAAACCTCTTTGCCTGCTTGGGAGAGTTGTTTATTGCACCAACTAGCAACCGTTTTCTGACATTTATCTCTGATAAAACCAAAGATCTGGTTCTTTGTTTTGGTAATGACCATAGGCAGCCCCAAATACTTCCCTTGATGTACCACCTGGATATGTCCTAGTCTACTGCATATTTCCTTTTGTTCCTCAGGTTCCACATTCTTGCTAAAAAAGACCGAAGATTTTTCCATATTTATCAATTGTCCTGAGCCTTGTTCATACATTGCCAAAATCTTCATCACTTCTTCAGCTTGATCTTTGTCAGCTTTGCAAAAAATGAGAGAATCGTCTGCGAAAAAAAGGTGACTGATTGATGGTCCAGCTCTACTTATCTTCAATCCTGATAGCTTGTGATTGTTCTCTGCTTGAGTCAACAAATTGGAGAAGCCTTCGGATACTAATAAGAAAAGGTAAGGTGACAGCGGATCACCTTGCCTAATTCCCCTTGAAGGTGTTAAGTAACCTTTAGACTCCCCATTTATATTGAAAGAAAAAGTAGTTGTGGTGATGCACTCCATTATCCAACTAATCCAAATCTCACTGAAACCCATTTTGTTCATCACAGCCTTCAAAAAGCTCCACTCCACTCCACTCCACTCCACGATTGTAGATTCTATCGTTGATACAGATTTTATGAAATAGAACTATTACGTgtatatcttttttatttttgaaccACAATGTGCAAATTTAAAGGATTGCGACGTCATTCCTCTCTTTTGGTGGAGAAAATGATGGCAATTACATTTGAAAATTCAAGGAAAtttcccctctttcttttcttttgtataCTAGTAAAACAAATTGAGTTCTTATTGTTAGTAATCAGTCAGTAGGGTGACCTCTTCAGGCACAAGGTCACTCAATTTGGTCTGGATGCCTAACGTTCACTGACTGCGACCGGGCATTGTGATTGATTTCCAAGTTGGTCATCATCGGGAAGACTTCCAAGTCAATTTGTCTGTTTCTCTCtgtctccctctctctctcttttcttgtccTACACATTTCTTCTTTCCATCAAGAAATTACGCGGAATTTCTTTATGCTTGGGGCTCTGATAGACAGACAGGTGTACCTCTTTGGAAAGCACCCAGTTTGgacaacctttttttttttcgaaaaattgCGTCGTcgtttccgtgatcacatttctctattaccttttttcctcgcatgcatcaaatcgttacagtatttttttttacaaaaaatccaaaaaaatgcaatccaaacgagGTGGCAAAAGAAACACCATTACTCTCTACTCTGTCGATCCGATCAAGGTGTTCCAGTTCGTTTATAATTAACAAGAATCGAAATTCCGGTACTAATGATCTTTTCAGCTCGTATCAAAACTCGAAAAAGCTTCAAAGACTTGGAAGTCAAATTTTCTTGGTTATAATTGCCAGGAAGAGTTCCGTAGTGTGGAAAATAGTTACTACGACCAATTCAAGATGTTAATACATGTTTGATCAAAATAATTGACTGAAATTAATGGTTCAAggattccaaatttcaaagaTGATGTGGTGCAAGTTAGAAGTGAAATTCAGAGTAAAAGTCCAAAAAAACTGAAGAAAGAATTAGAACACGAACGAAGAAGAGACGTCCCATGTTCACAATGAGCAGGCTATTGGCTGGTTCTGTTGAGAAGAGGGGAGGGGAATGTGGTCAATTGGACAGCACTCCCAAAACCGCGTTTAATCAATCCTGTTAACAGACTTCACTTGTGGACTGTCTTGTCTCTCTAAACTGCTGTCGGAGAAAATTTCCAGTAATTAATTAGGATTCCACAAACCAACCAACCATTCTtcggaatatatatatatatataaatgaagCCTGCCTCATCACTCCCACCGCAGTTCCAACTGCAGTTCCATAGCGTTTTCTTATAAGTAGTACGTAGCTGAGCCAAGGTGTATTTTTGAGTTTAGTTACAGAAGTTTTCAGCTAGTCATAAAAATATTAGCAGAAAGAATGGATGATTCGACGACATCAAGTGATCTTGAGCTGCCGGGGTTCAGGTTCCACCCAACGGAGGAGGAGCTTCTTGATTTCTACCTCAAAAGCACGGTACTCGGCAAGAAGTTGCACTGCGATATAATTGGTCGTCTCAACATCTATGATCACGATCCCTGGGACTTGCCAGGTAAAAATTCTCAAAAGCGTCATCGTTTAAATTTGTCATTCCTTCATTCTTTGTTTCTTAGCTAGTGTTTTAGCTTGTGGGGGTGATTCTTTCATCCATTCTTTAGTTTCCTGGAGTTTTGTTCTGATGGGATACTGCGTTTACTAGTTAGAATGCTGAGGCATATGCTGAACATTCTGCTTTGAAAGAACAGGGCTGGCGAAAATTGGGGAGAGAGAATGGTACTTTTTCGTGCCTCGCGACAGAAAGCATGGGAGCGGAGGCGGCGGAAGACCCAATCGGACCACCAAAAGGGGATTTTGGAAGGCAACGGGATCAGACCGTAAAATCCTGAGCTTATCCAACCCTAAGAAGATGATCGGGCTGAAGAAAACGCTGGTTTTCTACACAGGCAGAGCACCCCGAGGATGCAAGACTGATTGGGTCATGAACGAGTATCGCCTGCCTGATTATCATGATCGTGATCATCGCACTTGCCATTCTCTTTCCGGCACCCCCAACGTACGCAAATCCCAGAATTCTAGTTTGTGCATGTTTTTTAATATGCTTACAAATTCATTAGGAGCACATGAAATTTAATTGCATGGCATGGCCTGGCCTAGTAATAAAATACTTTTGCAGCAGGCGGTGGTTTTGTGCAAAATATACAGGAAAGCAACTTCACTGAGGGTGTTGGAGCAGAGAGCTGGTGTCGATCAACAACAACCAGAAGAAGCCAAGGCGTTGTCGATCCCCGtcctcctccaccaccaccaccatacTAGTAGTACTGATTATTATTACTATGCTTCCGGCCGGGATCCCTCCTCATCCCCACCATTAATAGACGACGCTGCCTCAATTTGCAATAATATCCAGCAACACGACCTCCCAATGCCCTACCATCATCATCCTCTGGCCTTCAAAAAGGAAGACGAAGAGCTATCATCCGGATTAGACAAGAAACACGTTGCTATTACTCCTGCTA
Encoded proteins:
- the LOC113782585 gene encoding uncharacterized protein LOC113782585 gives rise to the protein MECITTTTFSFNINGESKGYLTPSRGIRQGDPLSPYLFLLVSEGFSNLLTQAENNHKLSGLKISRAGPSISHLFFADDSLIFCKADKDQAEEVMKILAMYEQGSGQLINMEKSSVFFSKNVEPEEQKEICSRLGHIQVVHQGKYLGLPMVITKTKNQIFGFIRDKCQKTVASWCNKQLSQAGKEVLMKAITMAMPTYAMSCFKLPVKLCKDIQAFMARFWWGEENDKRKVHWCSWQKLAKGKHNGGLGFKDLQGFNKALLGKQIWRLLTCPNLLMSKVMKAKYYQHESPLSCEAKANSSWIWKSMMSAREEVRRGARRKIGNGRGTRIWEDAWIQDGKEGKVVSTKPPTCTMSKVSDLICNFRWNAPLVFRTFNPTEARQILKIPISLTSRPDSYSWSHSENGQYTVSSAYDAITRRKNWLEGNGRDKGETSWEGGSGKAWKQLWKMKIKHKQKLFVWKILNRALPCREVVHKRTGKGDLICKRCGENTETVEHIFFQCKQAQMIWRMAPLQWDGLKEHTPDFSRWWSSLMEVQVRKEGREHINLTVEILWQIWKARNEAEFEGKDRHPMQVIRKAMKEWEEYQQSQQKQHQMSILETETAQDEEVWMGDEECLLNISVEVGQHVEGQNMGIGVTAENNLSQRRDAWILSERSTGSAVLDNLLAIKLTLQKLKDKGWQHVNIRTPCSKVLNMIRYQGFGNLWLATHLDDIKDFCSMFRKCSFDSLPVAMDRLSTKLSRLAMIIL
- the LOC113783355 gene encoding NAC domain-containing protein 22-like isoform X1, whose protein sequence is MDDSTTSSDLELPGFRFHPTEEELLDFYLKSTVLGKKLHCDIIGRLNIYDHDPWDLPGLAKIGEREWYFFVPRDRKHGSGGGGRPNRTTKRGFWKATGSDRKILSLSNPKKMIGLKKTLVFYTGRAPRGCKTDWVMNEYRLPDYHDRDHRTCHSLSGTPNQAVVLCKIYRKATSLRVLEQRAGVDQQQPEEAKALSIPVLLHHHHHTSSTDYYYYASGRDPSSSPPLIDDAASICNNIQQHDLPMPYHHHPLAFKKEDEELSSGLDKKHVAITPASPASTADDDEEDDDDDHDSLECKGKSRTCTNNLRLPSTTTTGKSGNKLAELQVPSRLSMDWMQDPFWAQLRSPWLDNLATPNYHANVLNF
- the LOC113783355 gene encoding NAC domain-containing protein 22-like isoform X2 encodes the protein MDDSTTSSDLELPGFRFHPTEEELLDFYLKSTVLGKKLHCDIIGRLNIYDHDPWDLPGLAKIGEREWYFFVPRDRKHGSGGGGRPNRTTKRGFWKATGSDRKILSLSNPKKMIGLKKTLVFYTGRAPRGCKTDWVMNEYRLPDYHDRDHRTCHSLSGTPNAVVLCKIYRKATSLRVLEQRAGVDQQQPEEAKALSIPVLLHHHHHTSSTDYYYYASGRDPSSSPPLIDDAASICNNIQQHDLPMPYHHHPLAFKKEDEELSSGLDKKHVAITPASPASTADDDEEDDDDDHDSLECKGKSRTCTNNLRLPSTTTTGKSGNKLAELQVPSRLSMDWMQDPFWAQLRSPWLDNLATPNYHANVLNF